A single genomic interval of Heteronotia binoei isolate CCM8104 ecotype False Entrance Well chromosome 11, APGP_CSIRO_Hbin_v1, whole genome shotgun sequence harbors:
- the MARS2 gene encoding methionine--tRNA ligase, mitochondrial, translating into MRLLWPVAARRSSIWPPPLWGSRCCPRRQSCSFPGRRQLLSTPIFYANGSPHIGHLYSALLADALHRHRELHERGGRFATGTDEHGLKIQTTAAAAGSLPQHFCDRVSAEFQELFTQADISYTDFIRTTEPRHRRAVEHFWISLQDQGWLYRAKYEGWYCTAEETFLAASQVTEQSDSQGCKHMVSLESGHQVHWTSEENYMFKLSEFQEPLLRLLQERRLTITPEPFYQQVLQWLKQDLPDLSVSRDRNRLQWGIPVPGDSTQTIYVWVDALVNYLTVVGYPGAHHDWWPAACHIVGKDILKFHAIYWPALLMAAELDPPEQILVHSHWTAQGQKMSKSLGNVVDPRACFQRYTVDGFRYFLLRQGVPERDCDYYDEKVIKLVNSELADVLGGLLNRCTATSLNPSGTYPRFTEACFPKDTGAQKGRGFGKASAEDYRLVSSMEELPLQVSRDFERFHIYKALESIVDCARQTNGFIQRHKPWKLNRNDPSEQLWLDTILHVALECLRVYGLLLQPVIPATADKLLTRLGVGPSERSLSNLTFLSRYHDEQCPFEGRNLGSDTGLLFPKLEKPQARSL; encoded by the exons ATGCGGCTGCTTTGGCCCGTAGCCGCGCGCCGCTCTTCCATCTGGCCGCCGCCGCTGTGGGGGAGCCGGTGCTGCCCCCGCCGCCAAAGCTGCTCCTTCCCTGGCCGCCGCCAGCTCCTCTCCACGCCCATCTTTTATGCGAATGGCTCGCCGCACATCGGGCACCTTTACTCGGCGCTGCTGGCGGACGCGCTGCACCGGCACCGGGAGCTGCACGAGCGGGGAGGGCGCTTTGCTACCG GGACAGATGAACATGGGCTGAAAATCCAGAcaacagctgcagcagcaggCAGTTTGCCTCAGCACTTCTGCGATCGGGTATCAGCAGAATTCCAGGAGCTCTTTACCCAGGCAGACATCTCTTATACTGACTTCATCCGCACCACGGAGCCACGGCATAGACGGGCAGTGGAGCACTTCTGGATCTCCCTGCAGGACCAAGGCTGGCTTTATCGGGCCAAATACGAAGGCTGGTACTGCACAGCCGAGGAGACTTTCCTAGCGGCTTCTCAGGTCACAGAGCAATCTGACTCCCAAGGCTGCAAGCACATGGTCTCACTAGAAAGTGGCCATCAG GTACACTGGACCAGTGAAGAAAATTACATGTTCAAACTGTCTGAGTTCCAGGAGCCACTGCTGAGATTGCTCCAGGAAAGAAGACTCACCATAACCCCTGAGCCATTCTACCAGCAGGTGCTCCAGTGGCTGAAACAGGACCTGCCAGACCTCTCCGTATCACGTGACAGAAACCGACTGCAGTGGGGCATCCCTGTCCCCGGAGACTCAACGCAAACCATCTACGTCTGGGTGGATGCCCTGGTGAACTACCTCACTGTTGTGGGTTATCCTGGGGCGCACCATGACTGGTGGCCCGCAGCCTGCCACATTGTGGGCAAAGACATCCTCAAGTTCCATGCCATCTACTGGCCTGCCCTACTGATGGCAGCAGAGTTGGACCCTCCAGAGCAGATCTTGGTTCACTCCCATTGGACGGCGCAAGGGCAAAAGATGTCAAAGAGCCTGGGCAACGTGGTGGACCCGAGAGCCTGTTTCCAGCGGTATACAGTGGATGGCTTTCGGTATTTCCTGCTAAGGCAGGGTGTTCCCGAGCGAGACTGTGACTACTATGATGAGAAAGTCATCAAGTTGGTCAACTCGGAACTAGCAGATGTCTTGGGAGGGCTCCTCAATCGCTGCACAGCCACCAGCCTGAATCCCAGTGGGACTTACCCACGTTTCACAGAGGCATGTTTCCCTAAAGACACGGGTGCtcaaaaggggagggggtttggcaAGGCTTCAGCAGAGGACTACAGgctagtgtcttccatggaggAGCTTCCTCTGCAAGTGAGCAGAGACTTTGAGCGCTTTCACATCTACAAGGCTTTGGAATCCATTGTGGACTGTGCGAGGCAGACAAACGGCTTCATCCAAAGGCATAAGCCCTGGAAACTGAATCGCAACGATCCCTCAGAGCAGCTGTGGTTGGACACCATTCTCCACGTCGCCCTGGAGTGTCTTCGGGTTTACGGGCTCCTCCTGCAACCGGTGATCCCTGCCACTGCTGATAAGCTGCTCACCAGGCTAGGCGTTGGCCCCTCAGAAAGATCTTTAAGCAACTTGACATTTCTTTCTCGCTACCACGACGAACAGTGCCCTTTTGAAGGGAGGAACCTTGGATCTGACACTGGGCTcttgtttcccaaactggagaaaCCCCAAGCCAGAAGCCTTTAA